TAATTTTTCTACCTCGCCTAAGGGCTGTCTCTCCATAATTGCACCATCCATAATTTTCGATTCATCCCTATAGTTTCTTTGTATAGGTACTAAATTATGTATAATAAATGGGTTGGTTTCATAAGTTTTGTAAAAAGGGAGAGTAGTTAATACTAGGCAAAAAAATACTATTTCAGCTATAATGAAGTGGTTTTTCTAATAATGAATGTAAGGAGTTTACGATGTCCTACTTGAAAAAAATAACCCCTGAAAATGACCCTTGGGAAGCATATAATGATATAAAGCAATACGGGAAGCCCGAGCTTACCAATATTGAATTCACGAGTACAACACTATGTAATATGCGCTGTGAACATTGTGCAGTAGGGTACACCCTTCAACCCAAAGACCCGGATGCGCTTCCACTTGATTTACTTTTGAGTAGGTTAGATGAAATTCAAACACTAAATGCACTTAGTATTACGGGCGGAGAACCTATGCTTTCTCTTTCCTCTATCAAGAATTATGTGGTGCCTTTATTAAAATATGCTCATGAACGCGGAGTCCGGACGCAAATGAATTCAAATTTAACACTTGATTTAGCACGCTATGAGTTAATTATTCCATATCTAGATGTTTTACATATTTCACATAACTGGGGAACTGTAGATGATTTCGTTGAGGGCGGATTTGCAAGAATGGAGCGCAAGCCAGATTACAAACAACGAGAAAAGTATTTTGAGAGAATGATAGAAAATAGCCGGGAGCTAGTGAAGGCTGGAGTGATGGTTTCCGCAGAAACCATGCTCAATAAGCGAACATTTCCCCATTTAGAAAAAATCCATCGCCAAATTGTTGATGAAATGAACTGCCAGCGACATGAGATTCACCCTATGTATCCAAGTGATTTTGCTAGTAATCTTGAAACGTTAACACTTAATGAGATAAGAGAAGCCATTCACCATTTGCTAGATGTTCGAGATGAAGAGGTATGGATGCTTTTTGGGACACTGCCGTTTTATGCATGCAGCCAAAAACCAGAGGATTTAGAGCTTTTAGACAGGCTCTTTCAAAGTAAAAATGTAACAGTAAGAAATGATCCCGATGGCAGGTCCCGTCTAAATGTAAACATTTTTAATGGAGATATTATCGTTACTGATTTTGGTGATACCCCGCCACTAGGTAATATTCAAGATACCAAACTAACGGATGCATATGAAAATTGGCAGTCCTCTGCTATTTCTAAGGAATTGAGTTGTCATTGTCCTGCTGTTTCCTGTCTGGGTCCGAACATTTTAGTAAAGAACAGTTATTATCAAGATATAGACTTTTCCAAATCAAAAAATAATATAAGCAAATAAAAAAAGCAGGGTTTCCTGCTTTTTTTGCTAAGCTATATGTTTAACAAGCTTCGGATGACGGTGCATGGAGATAAACAAGATGATTCCGCTTAGTATCAATAATGCACTTGTGCTAATAAACACGGCGGAAAATCCTAAATATCCAGAGATAAATCCACCTAACATCGGACCGATGATATTTCCAAGGAACCGCAAGCTAGTATTATAGCCTAGGACTTCACCTTGCATGGCTATGGGTGCCTCTTGACGAATGTAGGCAATGCGAACAGGGATGATTCCTCCTATTGCTATTCCTAGGGCAAAGCGGACAATAACCAATTCCCAGAACTCAGTAACTGCAGCACCTGGAAGGTAAATGATTCCTGAGACAAAAAGCAGGATGACAAGAATTTTTATATAACCGTGCTTATCCGCAATCTTCCCCCAATTTCTCGACATCAGCAGATTTCCTAATCCAGCTGCAGAGAAGGCGATTCCGGAATAAAAAGCGATGTTTGTATGACCATGCAGCTCACTGACGAATAAAGATAGAATCGGCTGTATACTAAAGTGGGCAATTTGCACGAGTGAAGAGATAAGTAAAACAGTTAACAATACTGGATTCTTAACAATATGTGCTAAAACTTCCTTACTGGAATAATGTGATTTAGTGCCTTTTATCGCTTCAATCACATACTCCTTAGTTGCAAAAACAAGCAGACCGGAAACAATAATCGCAATGGACGTCCACTTAAAGGTCAAGGAGTAACCTAGTGCATCTGCTAAAACCCCGCCAAGCATCGGACCTAGGAGAGAACCCGTGATACTGCCTGTTTGTAAGGTTCCAAGGACACGTCCGGCTATTTCCTTCGGTGTTTGTGTGGAAATAAAAGCTTGTGACATTGGAATAAATCCTGTGAAGAATCCCATCAAAAGCCGCAAGAGGAAAAGCTGCCAAACGGATTGGACATAG
This Neobacillus sp. YX16 DNA region includes the following protein-coding sequences:
- the yfkAB gene encoding radical SAM/CxCxxxxC motif protein YfkAB, with amino-acid sequence MSYLKKITPENDPWEAYNDIKQYGKPELTNIEFTSTTLCNMRCEHCAVGYTLQPKDPDALPLDLLLSRLDEIQTLNALSITGGEPMLSLSSIKNYVVPLLKYAHERGVRTQMNSNLTLDLARYELIIPYLDVLHISHNWGTVDDFVEGGFARMERKPDYKQREKYFERMIENSRELVKAGVMVSAETMLNKRTFPHLEKIHRQIVDEMNCQRHEIHPMYPSDFASNLETLTLNEIREAIHHLLDVRDEEVWMLFGTLPFYACSQKPEDLELLDRLFQSKNVTVRNDPDGRSRLNVNIFNGDIIVTDFGDTPPLGNIQDTKLTDAYENWQSSAISKELSCHCPAVSCLGPNILVKNSYYQDIDFSKSKNNISK
- a CDS encoding MFS transporter, translated to MTKLEMAKRNILIMWFANFFVAGSMTMVLPFISLYIETFGNFSEKYVQHWSGITFAVTFVSAFIFSPIWGKIGDRYGRKKILIICGIGMGCSIFLMGYVQSVWQLFLLRLLMGFFTGFIPMSQAFISTQTPKEIAGRVLGTLQTGSITGSLLGPMLGGVLADALGYSLTFKWTSIAIIVSGLLVFATKEYVIEAIKGTKSHYSSKEVLAHIVKNPVLLTVLLISSLVQIAHFSIQPILSLFVSELHGHTNIAFYSGIAFSAAGLGNLLMSRNWGKIADKHGYIKILVILLFVSGIIYLPGAAVTEFWELVIVRFALGIAIGGIIPVRIAYIRQEAPIAMQGEVLGYNTSLRFLGNIIGPMLGGFISGYLGFSAVFISTSALLILSGIILFISMHRHPKLVKHIA